One region of Trichoderma breve strain T069 chromosome 7 map unlocalized scaffold00007, whole genome shotgun sequence genomic DNA includes:
- a CDS encoding short chain dehydrogenase domain-containing protein: protein MSRYAESHVSPQGPGDARPTALQVVKDEQMTDQLKGRVIVVTGVSSGLGVETVRALATTGASFVLTARDLTKAKSALGDIFDASRMKLVEMNQNSLASVRAAAKTILADTPKINILINNAGIMAVPDLQLTDDGHESQFGVNHLSHFLFFQLLKPALLAGSTPEFGSRVVNVSSASHRFCGINASDNYSFQKGDYNKWVSYGQSKTANVYMANEIERRYGSRGLHGWSLHPGGIQTGLMRYIPEEEAKAMVAQIGPEVLQGMKSPEQGAATQVWAAIARELEGKGGKYLADVAVAVPGPDDKDMSKPTTVGHTYDAAEEARLWKDSLKLVGLEDDQ, encoded by the coding sequence ATGTCTCGCTACGCAGAGTCTCACGTCTCTCCCCAAGGCCCCGGCGATGCCAGACCAACCGCCCTTCAAGTCGTCAAAGACGAACAGATGACCGATCAGCTCAAGGGCAGggtcatcgtcgtcaccgGTGTCTCATCCggtcttggtgttgagacCGTCCGCGCCCTGGCCACCACCGGAGCTTCCTTCGTCCTCACTGCCAGAGACCTTACTAAGGCCAAGAGTGCTCTTGGCGACATCTTTGATGCGTCACGCATGAAGCTTGTTGAGATGAACCAGAACTCGCTCGCTAGCGTTCGGGCTGCGGCAAAGACTATTCTCGCTGATACTCCCAAGATtaacatcctcatcaacaatgctGGAATTATGGCTGTTCCTGATCTGCAACTCACTGATGATGGCCACGAATCACAGTTTGGTGTTAaccatctctctcatttcctcttcttccagctccttAAGCCTGCCCTTCTTGCCGGCAGCACCCCTGAATTCGGCTCTCGTGTCGTCAACGTCTCTTCCGCCTCGCACCGTTTCTGCGGAATCAATGCCTCAGACAACTATAGCTTCCAAAAGGGCGACTACAACAAGTGGGTTTCATACGGCCAATCCAAGACGGCAAACGTCTACATGGCCAACGAGATTGAGCGACGCTACGGATCACGCGGCCTCCACGGCTGGAGTCTTCACCCCGGCGGCATCCAAACCGGCCTCATGAGATACATcccggaggaagaggccaaggccatggtTGCGCAGATCGGGCCGGAGGTTCTGCAGGGCATGAAGAGCCCGGAGCAAGGGGCGGCGACGCAAGTTTGGGCGGCGATTGCGAGGGAGCTGGAGGGTAAGGGAGGGAAGTATTTGGCTGATGTTGCTGTGGCTGTGCCTGGGCCGGATGATAAGGATATGTCGAAGCCGACGACGGTGGGCCACACGTATGatgcggcggaggaggcgagaCTGTGGAAGGATTCGCTCAAGCTTGTTGGGCTGGAGGATGATCAGTAG
- a CDS encoding amidase domain-containing protein — protein sequence MKPLGVVATALQVLLSACLSQALSIAESDFPPLLDATLDELRFGLDNNHFTSVDLVHAYIDRISEVNPDLKAVTEVNPDALSIALERDTERRAGIDPAKQPLHGIPILLKNNIATDDGMNNTAGSYALLGAKVPHDSTIASKLRKAGAIILGKANLSQWASSREVVFHEGWSAHGGQAVGAYFPKQNPRGSSSGSAIAASLGLAWAAVGTDTGGSILMPGHANNVVGFRPTVGLTSRYLVIPYSLRQDTIGTLTRTVKDAAYLMQAMAGRDKQDNYTDAIPFDTIPDYVAACTNSGLKGKRLGVSRNTMATDIDPSANTDPEAFERALDVLRAAGAEIIDNIDLPCNIPFTGHTKERRSNLASNDSTDASFLAVYSIVGADFLSDLPEKYLSLLKENPNNITSVSDLRDFTRDDPQEGFPRFDTTAWDGFLKFGLNNTDPSYWSNVTADRELLGPLCFTGALEKYRLDAMVLPTPYSVLMASGLGLPVVSVPLGRAPDDSPIVPSDRGKLILSAPNGPFGIAFSGPAFSEEKLFAMAYDFEQRTNVRTSVKPFITPKTELAHVVRKRCLRDPRGACGKEFK from the coding sequence ATGAAGCCTCTTGGTGTAGTCGCCACGGCGCTGCAAGTCTTGTTGTCTGCTTGCTTGTCTCAAGCCCTCTCGATCGCAGAAAGTGATTTCCCTCCGTTGCTCGATGCTACTCTCGATGAGCTGCGCTTCGGGTTGGACAACAACCACTTCACAAGTGTCGATCTTGTACATGCCTACATTGACAGGATCTCAGAAGTGAATCCTGACTTGAAGGCTGTCACTGAGGTCAACCCCGACGCGCTCTCGATTGCTTTGGAGAGAGATACGGAGAGGAGGGCAGGAATAGACCCTGCTAAGCAGCCTCTCCATGGCATACCTATTCTCCTCAAGAACAACATTGCCACAGACGATGGGATGAACAACACTGCTGGCTCATACGCGCTGCTGGGTGCCAAAGTCCCTCACGACAGCACCATTGCCTCCAAGCTGCGCAAAGCAGGCGCCATTATTCTCGGCAAGGCTAACCTCTCGCAATGGGCTTCCTCTAGGGAGGTAGTCTTTCATGAAGGTTGGTCGGCTCATGGTGGCCAGGCAGTTGGCGCATACTTTCCAAAGCAAAACCCCAGAGGCTCATCATCGGGGAGTGCCATAGCAGCTTCTCTCGGCCTCGCCTGGGCAGCTGTTGGGACAGACACAGGTGGATCAATCCTTATGCCAGGGCATGCGAATAACGTCGTCGGATTTCGTCCCACGGTGGGACTAACTTCCAGATATCTTGTGATTCCATATTCGCTAAGACAAGACACCATCGGTACCTTGACTCGGACAGTCAAGGATGCTGCATATCTCATGCAGGCCATGGCAGGGCGTGACAAGCAAGACAATTACACGGATGCAATTCCTTTCGACACGATACCAGACTATGTTGCAGCATGCACGAACTCGGGTCTCAAAGGCAAGCGGCTCGGCGTATCCCGCAACACAATGGCGACAGATATTGATCCGTCGGCAAACACCGACCCGGAAGCATTTGAGAGAGCACTGGATGTGCTTCGCGCAGCTGGCGCAGAGATCATTGACAATATTGACTTGCCATGCAACATCCCCTTCACCGGCCACACCAAAGAGCGCAGAAGTAACCTTGCGTCCAACGACTCCACGGATGCCAGCTTCCTTGCGGTCTATTCCATCGTCGGGGCTGACTTTTTGTCCGACTTGCCGGAGAAGTACCTCAGCCTTCTCAAAGAAAACCCAAACAACATCACCTCAGTTAGCGATCTGCGGGACTTTACCAGAGACGATCCTCAAGAGGGATTTCCGCGCTTCGACACCACAGCATGGGATGGCTTCCTCAAATTTGGCCTCAACAACACGGACCCGAGTTATTGGTCCAACGTTACTGCGGATAGGGAGTTACTCGGACCGCTGTGCTTCACAGGAGCGTTGGAAAAGTACAGGCTAGACGCAATGGTACTTCCGACGCCGTATTCGGtcttgatggcatctggCCTCGGGCTTCCCGTCGTCAGTGTGCCGCTGGGTCGCGCTCCTGATGATTCTCCCATCGTTCCATCAGATAGGGGGAAATTGATACTGTCAGCTCCCAACGGTCCGTTCGGCATCGCCTTTTCCGGCCCGGCGTTTAGCgaagagaagctgtttgCCATGGCGTACGACTTTGAGCAGCGTACAAACGTGCGTACGTCAGTCAAGCCATTTATTACACCCAAGACGGAGCTGGCGCATGTTGTGCGGAAACGGTGCCTGAGAGATCCAAGAGGTGCCTGTGGGAAGgaatttaaataa
- a CDS encoding hemerythrin HHE cation binding domain-containing protein has translation MAEACDKNDASAAKEELPPLTDHEFKNYNRLAERMELFHNNFRRSWNILWQACTTGRRPQGMSIKQLLNIGTEFAEHLTIHHSIEETYFFPRLAQKMPEFNPKNGDLVKQHAQIHEGLEGFEKYLNEVKSGERDFELSVLKEKMESWGGVLWTHLDDEVRSLGAENMRKFWTLQEIRRFQM, from the exons ATGGCTGAGGCCTGTGACAAAAATGATGCAAGCGCTGCAAAGGAAGAGCTTCCCCCACTGACGGACCATGAGTTCAAGAACTATAACCGTCTTGCCGAAAGAATGGAGCTGTTT CACAACAACTTCCGCCGATCATGGAACATTCTCTGGCAAGCCTGCACCACTGGCCGTCGTCCTCAGGGCATGTCTATCAAGCAACTCCTCAACATCGGCACCGAGTTTGCTGAGCATCTCACCATACATCATTCCATCGAGGAGACTTATTTCTTCCCTCGACTAGCCCAGAAGATGCCTGAGTTTAATCCCAAAAATGGCGACCTGGTGAAGCAGCATGCTCAGATCCATGAGGGCTTGGAGGGATTCGAAAAGTACCTTAACGAAGTAAAGAGCGGCGAGAGGGACTTTGAGTTGAGCGttttgaaggagaagatggagagctgGGGAGGTGTGCTGTGGACGCATTTGGACGATGAGGTTAGATCGTTGGGGGCAGAGAATATGAGAAAGTTTTGGACATTACAGGAGATCCGGCGGTTCCAAATGTAA
- a CDS encoding PCI domain-containing protein has product MSRFFRSGGDDSSSESSSDEEELYSGEEDQELDQEQSEEESDEFDHSDEESEDDDKDAGGDQKQGAFRFLRDNVASDSEGSDDEVRDKVKSAQVKRLDELETSIKQIENGQKNGDWSLISTEFDKLNRQVTKLPAGSRIPKPYIKVIAEIEESVNEALAKAKVTPKKMNATQARALNAVKQKVKKTNKDYQDEIAVYREDKDTYLWSSDEEEEVPQPKAPKAVKFDETAGAEEVADEGFATVGKGGRTLQYTPESIFKHLRGIMETRGKKNTDRLEQIKVMERLGEIANTPYQKIRVLLTLVSARFDLGSGTTNVMPLEHWKAAEKELSQLLTLLSETSEYVVLENVEEWDDDEKPPTLQPGEKHIKVAGSIVSYVERLDDELHRSLQSIDPHTSEYIERLQDEGALYNVIFRGLLYYEALKKDETIEVPQDSVNRIVMRRLEHVYFKPAQVVKTFEENSWKAVGENVDSTTTPRAQAQDPTSLVNVLCGYLYAHSEGILRARALLSQVYFLALHDEYYKARDMMLMSHLQETVTGFDIQSQILYNRTLVQVGLCAFRKGLIYDAQNTLQEICGSGRQKELLAQGVMMQRYSQVSPEQERLEKQRQLPFHMHINLELLECVYLTCSMLLEIPLLAQTGSSPDVKKRVISKTYRRMLEYHERQIFTGPPENTRDHVMQASKALAAGEWKKSITYIHSIKIWDLMPNTDEIKEMLSKQIQEEGLRTYLFTYAPFYDTLAIDTLSSMFELDSTKVAAVISKMISHEELAASLDQVTNNVIFRKGVELSRLQSLALALSDKASALIETNERTLEQRTQGTSSAFERQGGRGRGGHRGGARGGRGGPRGGGNPQRQAGGTQFTGGALGAAVRG; this is encoded by the exons ATGTCTCGCTTTTTCCGCAGCGGCGGTGACGACAGCTCCAGCGAGAGCTCCAGTGACGAGGAAGAACTCTACTCCGGAGAGGAGGATCAGGAACTCGACCAGGAACAGTCCGAAGAAGAATCCGACGAGTTCGACCACTCCGACGAGGAAAgtgaagatgacgacaaggatgctggcggcGACCAGAAGCAGGGAGCTTTCCGATTCTTGAGAGACAACGTTGCGTCCGACAGCGAGGGTAGCGACGATGAGGTCCGAGACAAGGTCAAGAGCGCACAGGTCAAGCGACTGGACGAGCTCGAAACGTCGATTAAGCAGATTGAGAACGGTCAGAAGAATGGCGACTGGTCTCTCATCTCTACCG AATTCGACAAGCTTAACCGACAAGTGACCAAGCTTCCTGCCGGCAGCAGAATACCCAAGCCTTACATCAAGGTCATTGCTGAGATCGAGGAATCCGTCAATGAGGCTcttgcaaaggcaaaggtCACCCCCAAGAAGATGAACGCCACCCAGGCTCGTGCTCTCAACGCCGTCAAGCAAAAGGTCAAGAAGACCAACAAGGACTAccaagatgagattgccGTCTACCGAGAGGACAAGGACACCTACCTGTGGTCTtcagatgaggaggaggaggttcCCCAGCCCAAGGCCCCCAAGGCCGTCAAGTTCGACGAAACTGCCGGCGCTGAGGAGGTCGCTGATGAGGGATTCGCCACCGTTGGAAAGGGCGGCCGTACCCTGCAGTACACCCCTGAGAGCATCTTCAAGCACCTGCGAGGCATTATGGAGACTCGTGGAAAGAAGAACACCGACAGACTTGAGCAGATCAAGGTTATGGAGAGACTCGGCGAGATCGCCAACACCCCCTACCAGAAGATTCGCGTTCTTCTGACCCTGGTCTCTGCTCGATTCGACCTTGGCTCTGGAACTACTAACGTTATGCCCCTGGAGCACTGGAAGGCCGCTGAGAAGGAACTGTCTCAGCTCCTGACCCTTCTCTCAGAGACCTCCGAGTATGTCGTTCTCGAGAACGTTGAGGagtgggatgatgatgagaagccTCCTACTCTGCAGCCCGGTGAGAAGCACATCAAGGTCGCCGGCAGCATCGTCTCCTACGTCGAGAGactcgacgacgagctgcACCGATCTCTGCAGAGCATCGACCCCCACACCTCAGAGTATATCGAGCGTCTGCAGGATGAGGGTGCTCTGTACAACGTCATCTTCCGCGGTCTCCTGTACTACGAggccttgaagaaggacGAGACCATTGAGGTTCCTCAGGACAGCGTTAACCGAATTGTCATGCGACGACTGGAGCACGTCTATTTCAAG CCCGCCCAAGTTGTCAAGACTTTCGAGGAGAACTCCTGGAAGGCCGTTGGCGAGAACGTCGACTCTACCACTACTCCTCGTGCTCAAGCCCAGGACCCCACTTCCCTGGTCAACGTCCTCTGCGGCTACCTCTACGCCCACAGCGAGGGTATCCTTCGTGCCAGAGCCCTGCTCTCCCAAGTCTACTTCCTCGCTCTCCACGACGAGTACTACAAGGCTCGCGACATGATGCTCATGTCTCACTTGCAGGAGACTGTTACCGGCTTCGATATCCAGAGCCAGATCCTGTACAACCGAACCCTTGTTCAAGTCGGTCTCTGCGCTTTCCGCAAGGGGCTCATCTACGACGCTCAGAACACCCTGCAGGAGATTTGCGGAAGCGGCCGTCAAAAGGAGCTGCTCGCCCAGGGTGTTATGATGCAGCGATACAGCCAGGTCTCTCCCGAGCAGGAGCGCCTTGAGAAGCAGCGCCAGCTGCCCTTCCACATGCACATCAATCTGGAGCTGCTCGAGTGCGTATATCTCACTTGCAGCATGCTTCTGGAGATTCCCCTCCTAGCCCAGACTGGCTCTTCCCCCGATGTCAAGAAGCGTGTCATCAGCAAGACCTACCGCCGTATGCTCGAGTACCACGAGAGACAGATCTTCACTGGACCTCCCGAGAACACTCGTGACCACGTGATGCAGGCTTCCAAGGCTCTGGCTGCCGGCGAGTGGAAGAAGTCCATTACCTACATCCACAGCATTAAGATCTGGGACCTGATGCCCAACACCgatgagatcaaggagatgctGTCCAAGCAGATCCAGGAGGAGGGTCTCCGAACATACCTCTTCACCTACGCCCCCTTCTACGACACCCTCGCCATCGACACCCTCAGCAGCATGTTCGAGCTCGACTCCACCAAGGTGGCTGCCGTCATCAGCAAGATGATCAGCCACGAGGAGCTCGCTGCCTCCCTCGACCAGGTCACCAACAACGTGATCTTCCGCAAGGGCGTCGAGCTCAGCAGACTCCAGTCCCTGGCTCTCGCTCTATCAGACAAGGCCAGCGCGCTCATCGAGACCAACGAGCGGACATTGGAGCAGCGCACACAGGGCACATCAAGTGCCTTTGAGAGACAAGGCGGCAGAGGCCGTGGCGGCCACAGAGGAGGTGCCCGCGGTGGCAGAGGAGGCCCTCGCGGTGGCGGCAACCCCCAGCGACAGGCTGGTGGCACGCAGTTCACGGGCGGAGCTCTGGGAGCCGCCGTCCGTGGTTAA
- a CDS encoding iron-sulfur cluster biosynthesis domain-containing protein produces MISLRCTEGASAARSFVQLAKRRYSVATAHVQQTPLEFLIPRGASHSSRLRTIRVSPQFGNGISMTPVPRTSVLSIGRQQTSRSFTASATRLATICVQNPVKGEDGNEMKLEITSRAAQRLSEIMAKDKNPNLALRIRVESGGCHGFQYLMSLITMPTGEAREASTIISEEDSIFQYVPDEANSATPPADSPKIVLDEPSLELLTGSKVDFTQELIGSQFKIVDNPYATSSCGCGTSFDIKA; encoded by the exons ATGATATCGCTACGCTGTACGGAGGGCGCCTCCGCCGCGCGATCCTTTGTCCAGCTTGCCAAGCGACGGTATTCAGTGGCTACCGCACATGTACAACAAACGCCTCTAGAGTTTCTCATACCGCGGGGAGCTTCTCACTCTTCACGACTACGGACGATCAGGGTCTCTCCTCAATTTGGAAATGGCATATCGATGACACCAGTTCCCAGAACATCCGTTCTTTCAATAGGCCGACAGCAGACCAGCCGGTCATTCACAGCATCCGCCACCCGACTGGCCACAATATGCGTACAAAATCCCGTAAAGGGCGAAGATGGCAATGAGATGAAGTTGGAAATCACTTCAAGAGCAGCTCAG CGACTCTCTGAGATCAtggccaaggacaagaaccCGAACCTAGCCCTGCGCATTCGAGTTGAGAGCGGAGGCTGCCACGGCTTTCAGTACCTTATGAGCCTCATTACGATGCCCACAGGAGAAGCACGCGAAGCTTCTACAATTATCTCCGAGGAAGACAGCATCTTCCAATACGTTCCGGACGAGGCCAACTCTGCTACTCCACCCGCCGATAGCCCGAAAATCGTACTAGACGAGCCTTCTCTGGAGCTTCTGACGGGCAGCAAGGTGGATTTTACACAAGAGTTGATTGGATCGCAGTTCAAGATTGTTGATAACCCATACGCAACAAGCAGCTGTGGGTGTGGGACAAGCTTTGATATCAAGGCGTAG
- a CDS encoding ribosomal protein l30p/L7e domain-containing protein, with protein sequence MRAIVAYLTDQIQLDVPTNDHVLVPETLLKKRKSQEKARAERAAVVEKRKAANKEKRGVIFKRAEKYVQEYRSAEREKIRLRRAAKADDSAYIPAEAKLIFVVRIKGINKMPPKPRKVLQLLRLLQINNGVFLKVTKAITEMLKIVEPWIAYGYPNLKSVKELIYKRGYGKVDKQRVALTDNSIVEENLGKYGIICVEDLVHEIFTVGPNFKQAANFLWPFKLSNPNGGFRPRKFKHFIEGGDLGNREEAINGLIRQMN encoded by the exons ATGCGTGCCATTGTCGCCTATCTCACCGATCAAATTCAGCTCGA CGTCCCTACCAACGACCACGTCCTGGTCCCTGAGACCCTGctcaagaagcgcaagagcCAGGAGAAGGCTCGCGCTGAGCGTGCTGCCGTTGTtgagaagcgcaaggct gccaacaaggagaagcgTGGTGTCATCTTCAAGCGTGCTGAGAAGTACGTTCAGGAGTACCGCAGCGCTGAGCGTGAGAAGATCCGCCTTCGCCGTGCCGCCAAGGCCGACGACTCTGCCTACATCCCCGCTGAGGCCAAGCTGATCTTCGTCGTCCGTATCAAGGG TATCAACAAGATGCCCCCTAAGCCCCGCAAGgtcctccagctgctccgtcttctccagatcaACAACGGTGTCTTCCTGAAGGTCACCAAGGCCATCACTGAGATGCTCAAGATCGTTGAGCCCTGGATCGCCTACGGTTACCCCAACCTGAAGTCcgtcaaggagctcatcTACAAGCGTGGATACGGAAAGGTCGACAAGCAGCGCGTTGCCCTGACCGACAACTCCATCGTTGAGGAGAACCTCGGCAAGTACGGCATCATCTGCGTTGAGGATCTCGTCCACGAGATCTTCACCGTTGGCCCCAACTTCAAGCAGGCTGCCAACTTCCTGTGGCCCTTCAAGCTCAGCAACCCCAACGGTGGTTTCCGTCCCCGCAAGTTCAAGCACTTCATTGAGGGTGGTGACCTTGGCAACCGTGAGGAGGCTATCAACGGTCTCATCCGCCAGATGAACTAA
- a CDS encoding ribosomal protein s11 domain-containing protein, with translation MPPKKVAAPKENISLGPSARDGELVFGVARIFASFNDTFVHVTDLSGRETITRVTGGMKVKADRDESSPYAAMLAAQDVAARCKELGINALHIKIRATGGNGTKTPGPGAQSALRALARAGMKIGRIEDVTPTPSDSTRRKGGRRGRRL, from the exons ATGCCTCCCAAGAAGGTCGCCGCTCCTAAGGAGAACATCTCCCTGGGCCCCTCTGCCCGCGATG GCGAGCTCGTCTTCGGCGTTGCTCGTATCTTCGCCTCCTTCAACGACACCTTCGTCCACGTCACCGATCTGTCCGGCCGTGAAACCATCACCCGTGTCACCGGTGGTATGAAGGTCAAGGCTGACCGTGACGAGTCCTCCCCCTACGCTGCCATGTTGGCTGCCCAGGACGTCGCCGCCCGCTGCAAGGAGCTCGGCATCAACGCTCTGCACATCAAGATCCGTGCCACCGGTG GTAACGGCACCAAGACTCCTGGCCCCGGTGCCCAGTCTGCTCTCCGTGCCCTGGCCCGTGCTGGCATGAAGATTGGCCGCATTGAGGACGTTACTCCTACCCCCTCCGACTCTACCCGCAGAAAGGGTGGTCGCCGTGGTCGTCGTCTGTAA